A single Clostridium sp. AN503 DNA region contains:
- the mreB gene encoding rod shape-determining protein MreB, giving the protein MLVSNDIGIDLGTASILVYIKGKGVVLKEPSVVAIDRDTNKIMAIGEEARLMIGRTPGNIIAVRPLRQGVISDYTVTEKMLKYFITKAVGKRTLRKPRIAVCIPSGATEVEKKAVEDATYQAGARDVSIIEEPVAAAIGAGIDISKACGNMIVDIGGGTADIAVISLGGTVVSTSIKVAGDDFDEALVRYMRKKHNLLIGERTAEEIKINIGAAYRRPEVLTMEVRGRNLVTGLPKTIVVTSDETLDALKEPAMQIVDAVHNVLERTPPELAADIFDRGIVMTGGGSLLNGLDQLIEEKTGITTMVAEDPLTAVAIGTGKFIEFQHGDARAMEY; this is encoded by the coding sequence ATGTTAGTATCCAATGACATCGGTATCGATTTAGGTACGGCGAGCATTTTAGTATATATCAAGGGCAAAGGCGTGGTGCTGAAAGAGCCGTCCGTTGTGGCGATCGACCGTGATACCAACAAGATCATGGCGATCGGTGAGGAAGCACGTCTGATGATCGGAAGAACCCCGGGTAATATCATTGCTGTAAGACCGCTGCGTCAGGGCGTTATCTCTGACTATACCGTGACAGAGAAGATGTTAAAATATTTCATTACCAAGGCAGTGGGCAAGAGGACCCTTCGCAAGCCGCGCATCGCGGTCTGTATCCCCAGCGGAGCGACTGAGGTGGAGAAAAAGGCGGTCGAAGATGCGACTTATCAGGCAGGCGCCAGAGATGTGTCCATCATTGAGGAGCCGGTTGCAGCAGCCATCGGCGCAGGCATTGACATCTCCAAGGCCTGCGGTAATATGATCGTAGATATTGGAGGCGGTACTGCCGACATCGCAGTGATCTCCCTGGGAGGAACAGTGGTGAGCACCTCCATCAAGGTGGCTGGTGATGACTTCGACGAGGCGCTAGTGCGTTATATGAGAAAGAAGCACAACCTCCTGATCGGTGAGAGAACGGCTGAGGAGATCAAGATCAATATCGGCGCGGCTTACCGCAGGCCCGAAGTCCTGACCATGGAAGTCCGCGGACGGAACCTGGTTACCGGCCTGCCGAAGACCATAGTGGTCACATCGGATGAGACGCTGGATGCGCTGAAGGAACCGGCTATGCAGATCGTAGATGCGGTGCACAACGTATTGGAGCGCACACCGCCGGAGCTTGCAGCGGATATTTTTGACCGGGGCATTGTGATGACCGGAGGTGGTTCCCTGTTAAACGGCCTGGATCAGCTGATCGAGGAGAAGACGGGCATCACCACCATGGTAGCGGAAGATCCGCTGACTGCCGTAGCGATCGGTACCGGTAAATTCATTGAATTCCAACACGGAGATGCCAGGGCGATGGAGTATTGA